A single region of the Polyodon spathula isolate WHYD16114869_AA chromosome 40, ASM1765450v1, whole genome shotgun sequence genome encodes:
- the LOC121304895 gene encoding C5a anaphylatoxin chemotactic receptor 1-like isoform X1 — translation MLNISRTIECIMGDFSEEWGYSNVDYKGSYLNDTDWGYTLESGLGPLQYFVMVVYSLIFLLGVPGNAVVVWVTGFKMKRSVNTVWILNLACADLLCCLSLPLMISWVAEDHHWSFGALACKLIPGIILLNMFCSIFLLAVISADRCLLVAAPVWCQNRRRPAVAGWVCAGVWGLSLLVTAPFFAHRKEVTDVLSSKILCNPDYSSLNEDAKAAELGIAVYRFIIGFLAPFAVITGCHVFILSRVSGGQRASWRKSQKTRRVICAVVLTFFICWLPYNILGFIQALTPSYSPLVPHILTADLFCVCLAYLNSCLNPLLFACVGQDFKNHVRKSLKSVLENIFMEDSPHSYSSNNSLSLSERVQHSVI, via the exons atgttaaacatttCT AGAACAATCGAGTGCATTATGGGTGACTTCAGTGAAGAGTGGGGATACTCCAATGTGGATTACAAAGGCTCCTACCTGAACGACACTGACTGGGGGTACACACTGGAATCTGGGCTTGGGCCGCTGCAATACTTCGTCATGGTGGTGTACAGCCTGATATTCTTGCTGGGGGTCCCGGGGAATGCAGTGGTCGTCTGGGTGACGGGTTTCAAGATGAAGCGCAGTGTGAACACTGTCTGGATCCTGAACCTGGCCTGCGCGGACCTGCTGTGCTGCCTGTCCCTGCCCCTGATGATCTCCTGGGTGGCTGAGGATCATCACTGGTCCTTCGGAGCCCTGGCCTGCAAGCTGATCCCGGGCATCATCCTGCTCAACATGTTCTGCAGCATCTTCCTCCTGGCGGTGATCAGCGCAGACCGCTGCCTCCTGGTGGCCGCGCCGGTGTGGTGTCAGAACAGGAGGCGGCCCGCCGTGGCAGGCTGGGTGTGCGCGGGGGTCTGGGGGCTCTCGCTGCTGGTCACCGCTCCTTTTTTCGCCCACCGCAAGGAAGTGACTGATGTCCTCAGCTCCAAAATCCTCTGCAATCCCGACTACTCCAGCTTGAATGAGGACGCCAAGGCAGCTGAACTGGGCATCGCTGTGTACCGCTTCATCATCGGGTTCCTGGCCCCGTTCGCTGTCATAACCGGCTGCCACGTCTTTATCTTGTCCCGGGTGAGCGGCGGGCAGAGGGCCAGCTGGAGGAAATCTCAGAAGACCCGACGTGTGATCTGTGCCGTGGTGTTGACGTTCTTCATCTGCTGGCTCCCCTACAACATCCTGGGGTTCATTCAGGCTCTCACCCCCTCCTACTCTCCTCTGGTACCCCACATTCTCACCGCTGATCTCTTCTGCGTCTGCCTGGCCTACCTCAACAGCTGTCTCAACCCTCTTCTCTTTGCCTGTGTCGGCCAGGATTTTAAGAACCACGTACGCAAGTCCCTGAAGAGCGTGTTGGAGAACATCTTCATGGAGGACTCCCCCCACAGTTACTCCAGCAACAACAGCCTCTCTCTTTCAGAGAGGGTGCAGCATTCTGTGATCTGA
- the LOC121304895 gene encoding C5a anaphylatoxin chemotactic receptor 1-like isoform X2, protein MGDFSEEWGYSNVDYKGSYLNDTDWGYTLESGLGPLQYFVMVVYSLIFLLGVPGNAVVVWVTGFKMKRSVNTVWILNLACADLLCCLSLPLMISWVAEDHHWSFGALACKLIPGIILLNMFCSIFLLAVISADRCLLVAAPVWCQNRRRPAVAGWVCAGVWGLSLLVTAPFFAHRKEVTDVLSSKILCNPDYSSLNEDAKAAELGIAVYRFIIGFLAPFAVITGCHVFILSRVSGGQRASWRKSQKTRRVICAVVLTFFICWLPYNILGFIQALTPSYSPLVPHILTADLFCVCLAYLNSCLNPLLFACVGQDFKNHVRKSLKSVLENIFMEDSPHSYSSNNSLSLSERVQHSVI, encoded by the coding sequence ATGGGTGACTTCAGTGAAGAGTGGGGATACTCCAATGTGGATTACAAAGGCTCCTACCTGAACGACACTGACTGGGGGTACACACTGGAATCTGGGCTTGGGCCGCTGCAATACTTCGTCATGGTGGTGTACAGCCTGATATTCTTGCTGGGGGTCCCGGGGAATGCAGTGGTCGTCTGGGTGACGGGTTTCAAGATGAAGCGCAGTGTGAACACTGTCTGGATCCTGAACCTGGCCTGCGCGGACCTGCTGTGCTGCCTGTCCCTGCCCCTGATGATCTCCTGGGTGGCTGAGGATCATCACTGGTCCTTCGGAGCCCTGGCCTGCAAGCTGATCCCGGGCATCATCCTGCTCAACATGTTCTGCAGCATCTTCCTCCTGGCGGTGATCAGCGCAGACCGCTGCCTCCTGGTGGCCGCGCCGGTGTGGTGTCAGAACAGGAGGCGGCCCGCCGTGGCAGGCTGGGTGTGCGCGGGGGTCTGGGGGCTCTCGCTGCTGGTCACCGCTCCTTTTTTCGCCCACCGCAAGGAAGTGACTGATGTCCTCAGCTCCAAAATCCTCTGCAATCCCGACTACTCCAGCTTGAATGAGGACGCCAAGGCAGCTGAACTGGGCATCGCTGTGTACCGCTTCATCATCGGGTTCCTGGCCCCGTTCGCTGTCATAACCGGCTGCCACGTCTTTATCTTGTCCCGGGTGAGCGGCGGGCAGAGGGCCAGCTGGAGGAAATCTCAGAAGACCCGACGTGTGATCTGTGCCGTGGTGTTGACGTTCTTCATCTGCTGGCTCCCCTACAACATCCTGGGGTTCATTCAGGCTCTCACCCCCTCCTACTCTCCTCTGGTACCCCACATTCTCACCGCTGATCTCTTCTGCGTCTGCCTGGCCTACCTCAACAGCTGTCTCAACCCTCTTCTCTTTGCCTGTGTCGGCCAGGATTTTAAGAACCACGTACGCAAGTCCCTGAAGAGCGTGTTGGAGAACATCTTCATGGAGGACTCCCCCCACAGTTACTCCAGCAACAACAGCCTCTCTCTTTCAGAGAGGGTGCAGCATTCTGTGATCTGA
- the si:ch211-132b12.7 gene encoding CLOCK-interacting pacemaker: protein MRAGRCESEKDSGYFDSSSEYLQMGSEDHHPSSSFSSSSVTHRSGGLTPVYIVKNMVIKQPLTLQTYTGPILHSQLAWGGQPNLTTVSGEGAAQVLFIQQSGAGAQLKNPCKKRDTYLPILNSYPRIAPHPMKSPDQEAGKPGKHGNLGGAHAGKSQSKRVCVVDRRESVPKLQEKMERNLHQPPPQPLIPSESPDLCSLLSPCPTELPVSGPPSVSSSETSYSSASSLLTHPRESWRESKAFRKQASDLEKQQRFLNTVEILSRSSLLGITLRTKELIRQNHSTQRQIQELREHTRLLCLAARCNQPQNWARLQEAMVNSGYSDLTGELASTTATAAASSLQPRGPAWEGGDPQAACHYPAQQQAGS, encoded by the exons ATGAGGGCAGGGCGCTGTGAGTCAGAGAAGGACTCGGGGTACTTTG ACAGCAGCTCAGAGTACCTGCAGATGGGCTCTGAGGACcaccacccctcctcctccttctcctccagcaGTGTGACTCACCGCTCAGGGGGCCTTACCCCCGTCTACATTGTTAAAAACATGGTCAtcaaacag ccCCTGACATTGCAGACCTACACTGGCCCCATTCTCCACAGCCAGCTGGCATGGGGCGGTCAGCCGAATCTGACCACAGTGAGCGGTGAAGGGGCTGCCCAGGTCCTGTTCATCCAGCAGTCCGGAGCCGGTGCCCAGCTGAAAAACCCCTGCAAGAAAAGGGACACCTACCTCCCCATCCTCAACTCCTACCCCCGCATCGCCCCGCACCCCATGAAGAGCCCTGACCAGGAGGCAGGGAAACCGGGAAAGCATGGAAACCTGGGGGGAGCGCACGCTGGGAAGAGCCAGAGCAAGAGAGTCTGTGTGGTGGACAGGAGGGAGTCGGTGCCCAAACTGCAGGAGAAGATGGAGAGGAACCTCCATCAACCTCCCCCACAGCCCCTCATCCCTTCAGAGAGCCCCGACCTGTGCAGCCTCCTCTCCCCCTGCCCCACAGAGCTCCCTGTGTCCGGGCCTCCCTCAGTCTCCAGCTCCGAGACTTCGTATTCATCTGCCTCTTCTCTGCTGACCCACCCCAGGGAGTCCTGGAGGGAGTCCAAGGCATTCAGGAAGCAGGCTTCAGACCTGGAGAAGCAGCAGCGCTTCCTCAACACAGTGGAGATCCTGAGTCGCTCCAGCCTGCTGGGCATCACCCTGAGGACCAAAGAGCTGATCCGGCAGAACCACAGCACCCAGCGCCAGATCCAGGAGCTGCGGGAGCACACCAGGCTGCTCTGCCTGGCCGCTCGCTGCAACCAGCCTCAAAACTGGGCCCGGCTGCAGGAAGCCATGGTCAACTCGGGCTACAGCGATCTCACGGGGGAGCTAGCCAGCACCACCGCCACTGCTGCTGCCTCCAGCCTACAGCCTCGGGGACCAGCCTGGGAGGGAGGGGACCCCCAGGCTGCCTGCCACTACCCTGCACAGCAACAAGCAGGCTCCTGA